In one Arachis duranensis cultivar V14167 chromosome 9, aradu.V14167.gnm2.J7QH, whole genome shotgun sequence genomic region, the following are encoded:
- the LOC107467966 gene encoding protein MOR1, producing MSEEEKLLKEAKKLPWEDRLFHKNWKVRNEANIDLAALCDSITDPKDPRIREFGPFFRKTVADSNAPVQEKALDALIAYLRAADADAGRFGKEVCDAIVAKCLTGRPKTVEKAQAVFMLWVELEAVDAFLDAMEKAIKNKVAKAVVPAIDVMFQALSEFGSKIVPPKRILKMLPELFDHSDQNVRASSKGLTLELCRWIGKDPVKSILFEKMRDTMKKELEAELMNVTGTAKPSRKIRSEQDKEPEPETVADVVGPGPTEESGNDAPQEIDEYDLVDPVDILTPLEKLGFWEGVKATKWSERKDAVAELTKLASTKKISPGDFSEVCRTLKKLITDVNIAVAVEAVQALGNLARGLRTHFSASSRFVLPVLLEKLKEKKPTMTEALTQTLQAMHKAGCISLVDIVEDVKTATKNKVPLVRSLTLTWVTFCIETSNKSIITKVHKDYVPICMESLNDGTPEVRDAAFSALAAIAKSVGMRPLERSLEKLDDVRRKKLSEMISGSEDAVPGGSATAPVHGTRGSASSAEISEGAFVKRSAASMLSGKRPVQVAPAPKKGGAAKSGTNKKADGVAQPKVSKSIEPPEDVEPAEMSLEEIETRVGSLVQSDTITQLKSAVWKERLEAISSLKEQVEGLQDLEQSVEILIRLLCALPGWGEKNVQVIENYITSTATKFPKKCVVLCLSGLSERVADIKTRAHAMKCLTTFCEAVGPGFVFERLYKIMKEHKNPKVLSEGLLWMVSAVDDFGVSHIKLKELIDFLKETGLQSSAAATRNASTKLLGVLHRFVGPDIKGFLTDVKPALLSALDTEYEKNPYEGASAAPKKSVKTSDSSSLVAAGGLDSLPREDISGKITPTLLKSLESPDWKVRMESVEAVNKILEESNKRIQATGTGELFGALRGRLIDSNKNIVMATLTTIGNVASAMGPAVEKASKGILADILKSLGDNKKHMRECALNTLDLWLGAVNLDKMVPYITIALTDSKLGAEGRKDLFDWLSRQLSVQSSFAEAAQLLKPASAAMTDKSSDVRKAAEACINEIVRVSGHETIERIVKDIHGPALALVLEKLKPYGGLQESFESAKAVSVGASKGVQKAGKSTANGVPKHGNKAASSRAVATKGARSEPISVQDIALQSQALLNVKDSNKEDRERMVIRKFKFEDPRIEQIQDLESDMIRYFREDLSRRLLSADFKKQVDGLEMLQKALPSVAKEIIEVLDILLRWFVLQFCKSNTTCLLKVLEFLPELLDTLKDEGYSLTESEVAIFLPCLVEKLGHNIEKVREKMRELTKQFVLVYSASKCFPYILEGLRSKNNRTRIECADLVGFILEHHGSEISGQLKSLQIVASLTAERDNETRKAALNTLATGYKILGEDIWRFVGKLTDAQKSMLDEKFKWKVREMEKKKEGKPGEARAILRRSVRENGSDVAEQSGEVARSLSGPILRKNFGQLEVERQSMPRPMAVASGPTDWNEALDIISFGSPEQSVEGMKVVCHELTQATSDPEGSAMDELVKDADRLVACLANKVARTFDFSLTGASSRSCKYVLNTLMQTFQNKRLAYAVKESTLDSLITELLLWLLDDRVPHMDDGSQLLKALNVLMLKILDNADRTSSFVVLINLLRPLDPSRWPSLATNESLASRNQKFSDLVVKCLIKLTKVLQSTILDVDLDRILQSIHLYLQDLGMEEIRRRAGADDKPLRMVKTVLHELVKLKGTSIKGHLSMVPIDSKPQPIILAYIELNLETLAAARMLTASGPGGQTHWGDSATNNSASGTHATDAQLKQELGAIFKKIGEKQTCTIGLYELYRITQLYPKVDIFAQLSNASEAFRTYIRDGLAQMEKNAAAGRTPSSLPMATPPPSSLNISSPDFAPLSPVNTNPLGDAKLNVKPEPTNFNLPPSYNEGNRVNAITSRALGSDYISGDQRNERYTTGVASGTLDEIRERMKAMNDMNNGVPPSQIPHPSEHVGPGNAMQGGVLPMDGKALSGLQARMERLKSGSLEPL from the exons ATGTCGGAGGAAGAGAAGCTTTTGAAGGAGGCAAAGAAACTGCCATGGGAGGATCGACTATTCCACAAGAACTGGAAGGTTCGCAACGAGGCAAACATCGATTTGGCCGCGCTATGCGACTCCATCACCGATCCAAAGGACCCTCGCATCCGTGAATTCG GTCCGTTTTTTAGGAAGACTGTGGCGGATTCGAATGCGCCAGTGCAGGAGAAGGCTCTCGATGCCCTGATTGCTTACTTGCGAGCTGCTGATGCTGATGCCGGCAG GTTCGGGAAGGAAGTTTGTGATGCCATTGTAGCCAAATGTCTCACTGGAAGACCGAAGACTGTGGAAAAGGCTCAGGCAGTGTTTATGCTCTGGGTGGAATTGGAGGCTGTCGATGCTTTTCTG GATGCAATGGAGAAGGCGATAAAAAACAAAGTTGCTAAAGCTGTGGTTCCTGCAATAGATGTTATGTTTCAAGCCTTAAG TGAGTTTGGATCGAAGATTGTGCCGCCTAAAAGAATTTTGAAGATGCTTCCTGAACTCTTTGATCATTCCGATCAAAATGTTCGTGCATCCTCTAAAGGGTTGACTCTTGAGCTTTGTCGATGGATTGGTAAAGATCCTGTAAAATCAATTTTGTTTGAGAAAATGAGAGATACAATG AAAAAAGAACTGGAAGCTGAGCTTATGAATGTTACGGGAACAGCAAAGCCATCCCGCAAAATAAG ATCTGAGCAAGACAAGGAGCCTGAACCAGAAACTGTAGCTGATGTTGTTGGTCCTGGCCCTACTGAAGAATCTGGGAATGATG CTCCTCAAGAGATAGATGAATATGACCTTGTTGATCCTGTTGACATATTGACTCCTTTGGAAAAGTTAGGATTCTGGGAAGGAGTG AAAGCTACCAAGTGGTCTGAACGGAAGGATGCTGTGGCTGAGCTAACAAAGCTTGCATCAACTAAAAAGATTTCTCCCGGTGATTTTTCGGAAGTTTGTCGGACCTTAAAGAAG CTTATCACAGATGTGAATATTGCTGTTGCAGTTGAAGCCGTTCAGGCTCTTGGCAATCTTGCTCGTGGATTAAGAACCCATTTTTCTGCAAGTTCTCGTTTTGTGTTGCCTGTTTTACTT GAAAAATTAAAGGAGAAAAAGCCCACTATGACTGAAGCATTAACTCAGACTCTTCAAGCGATGCACAAAGCTGGATGCATAAGCCTTGTTGATATTGTTGAAG ATGTTAAAACAGCTACGAAAAACAAAGTCCCCCTCGTGCGATCATTGACCTTGACCTGGGTTACATTTTGTATTGAAACCAGTAACAAAAGTATAATTACTAAGGTGCATAAGGATTATGTGCCTATATGTATGGAG AGCCTAAATGATGGTACTCCTGAAGTGAGGGATGCAGCATTTTCAGCATTGGCAGCAATAGCGAAG TCGGTTGGGATGAGACCTCTGGAGAGGTCACTGGAGAAACTTGATGATGTTAGGAGAAAGAAACTTTCAGAGATGATTTCAGGGTCTGAAGATGCTGTGCCTGGTGGTTCTGCCACAG CACCTGTGCATGGTACACGAGGAAGTGCGTCATCTGCAGAG ATCTCTGAAGGTGCATTTGTTAAAAGGTCAGCAGCAAGCATGCTTAGTGGAAAAAGACCTGTTCAGGTAGCT CCTGCCCCCAAGAAAGGAGGAGCTGCAAAGTCTGGTACAAACAAAAAGGCAGATGGTGTTGCACAACCGAAGGTTTCAAAATCAATTGAACCACCTGAAGATGTTGAG CCTGCTGAGATGAGTCTTGAAGAGATTGAAACCCGAGTAGGTTCTCTTGTACAGTCAGATACCATCACTCAGTTAAAAAGTGCTGTTTGGAAAGAACGTCTTGAAG CTATTTCTTCACTGAAAGAGCAAGTAGAAGGCTTACAGGATCTTGAGCAATCGGTCGAAATTTTGATTCGCTTACTCTGTGCTTTGCCTGGATGGGGTGAGAAAAATGTTCAGGTta TTGAAAATTATATAACTTCAACTGCAACTAAATTTCCAAAGAAGTGTGTAGTACTATGCCTCTCAG GGCTAAGTGAGCGAGTAGCAGATATTAAGACACGTGCACATGCTATGAAGTGCCTAACTACTTTTTGTGAAGCAGTTGGTCCAGGATTCGTATTTGAAAGA CTCTACAAGATCATGAAGGAGCATAAGAATCCTAAAGTTCTTAGTGAGGGACTTTTGTGGATGGTTTCAGCTGTTGATGATTTTGGTGTATCACATATAAAGCTTAAG GAGTTAATTGATTTTCTGAAAGAAACTGGGCTGCAGTCAAGTGCAGCTGCCACTAGAAATGCTTCAACTAAGCTTTTGGGTGTTCTGCATAGATTTGTTGGTCCAG ATATTAAAGGGTTCCTTACCGATGTTAAGCCTGCATTGCTCAGTGCTCTTGATACTGAGTATGAGAAGAATCCATATGAG GGAGCATCTGCAGCTCCCAAGAAATCAGTCAAAACATCAGACTCGTCTTCCTTAGTTGCTGCTGGTGGGTTGGATAGCTTGCCTCGTGAAGACATTAGTGGAAAGATTACTCCGACTCTCCTGAAGAGCTTGGAAAGTCCTGATTGGAAG GTTCGTATGGAGTCAGTTGAAGCTGTAAATAAAATACTGGAAGAGTCTAATAAGCGCATTCAGGCAACTGGAACTG GTGAGTTGTTTGGTGCTCTTAGGGGGCGACTCATTGATAGCAACAAAAATATAGTCATGGCAACCTTGACAACAATTGGTAATGTTGCATCTGCGATGGGACCAGCTGTAGAGAAGGCAAGCAAG GGTATTCTGGCTGATATATTGAAATCCCTTGGTGACAACAAGAAGCACATGAGAGAATGTGCACTGAATACTTTGGATTTGTGGCTTGGTGCTGTTAATCTTGATAAAATG GTTCCTTATATTACAATTGCTTTGACGGATTCTAAACTTGGTGCGGAAGGGCGTAAAGACCTTTTTGATTGGTTATCTAGGCAACTTTCTGTGCAAAGCAGTTTTGCTGAAGCTGCACAACTTCTGAAGCCAGCCTCTGCTGCAATGACA GATAAATCATCAGATGTTCGCAAGGCAGCCGAGGCTTGCATTAATGAGATAGTGAGAGTTAGTGGGCACGAAACG attgAAAGAATAGTTAAGGACATTCATGGACCAGCTCTAGCTTTGGTTCTTGAGAAGTTGAAACCATATGGAGGCCTTCAAG AATCATTTGAGTCTGCTAAGGCAGTTTCAGTGGGCGCATCAAAAGGTGTTCAAAAGGCTGGGAAATCAACTGCTAATGGTGTTCCAAAACACGGAAATAAAGCTGCATCTTCG CGTGCTGTTGCAACAAAGGGTGCTAGGTCTGAGCCTATCTCTGTCCAAGATATAGCgcttcagtctcaagctttatTAAATGTTAAGGATTCAAATAAG GAAGATAGAGAACGAATGGTGATTCGAAAGTTTAAGTTCGAGGACCCACGCATTGAGCAGATTCAAGATCTAGAG AGTGATATGATTAGGTACTTCAGAGAGGATTTATCTAGGAGACTCTTAAGTGCAGATTTTAAGAAGCAAGTTGATGGACTAGAAATGCTACAAAAG GCACTTCCTTCCGTTGCAAAGGAAATTATAGAAGTTCTAGATATACTTTTGAGGTGGTTTGTTTTGCAGTTCTGCAAATCCAACACGACCTGTCTATTGAAG GTGCTAGAATTCCTTCCTGAACTGCTTGACACCTTGAAGGATGAGGGATATTCTTTGACAGAGTCTGAAGTAGCGATATTTCTTCCTTGCCTAGTAGAGAAG TTAGGGCATAACATCGAGAAGGTTCGAGAAAAAATGCGGGAGCTGACAAAACAATTTGTTCTTGTATATTCTGCATCTAAATGTTTCCCTTATATATTGGAGGGTTTACGCTCTAAGAACAACAGAACTCGAATTGAATGTGCTGATCTTGTTGGATTTATCCTCGAACATCATGGTTCAGAG ATTAGTGGGCAATTAAAGTCACTGCAAATTGTTGCAAGTTTGACAGCAGAGCGAGATAATGAAACAAGGAAAGCCGCATTGAATACACTAGCCACTGGATATAAGATTCTTG GTGAGGACATATGGAGAtttgttggaaagctaacagaTGCTCAAAAAAGCATGTTAGATGAGAAATTTAAGTGGAAG GTTCGCGAGATggaaaaaaagaaggaaggaaaGCCAGGGGAAGCAAGGGCTATTTTAAGACGCTCTGTCAGGGAGAATGG GTCTGATGTTGCTGAGCAGAGTGGTGAAGTGGCTAGATCTCTTTCTGGTCCAATTTTGAG GAAAAATTTCGGTCAACTGGAGGTTGAGAGACAATCAATGCCGCGCCCCATGGCCGTTGCTAGTGGCCCCACAGATTGGAATGAAGCACTTGATATTATTTCTTTTGGTTCTCCTGAGCAA TCTGTTGAAGGAATGAAAGTTGTTTGTCATGAATTGACTCAGGCCACTAGTGATCCTGAAGGCAGTGCTATGGATGAACTTGTAAAAGATGCAGATAGACTAGTTGCCTGCCTCGCTAATAAG gTTGCAAGGACTTTTGATTTCAGTTTGACAGGAGCTTCATCAAGATCTTGTAAATATGTGCTCAACACTCTGATGCAG ACTTTCCAGAATAAACGTTTGGCATATGCTGTGAAGGAGAGCACTCTTGACAGTCTTATTACTGAGCTTCTTCTGTGGCTTTTGGATGATAGGGTTCCTCATATGGATGATGGAAGCCAGTTGTTGAAAGCACTGAATGTGTTGATGCTTAAGATTTTG GATAATGCAGATCGGACTTCATCCTTTGTTGTCCTAATAAATCTTTTACGTCCGTTAGATCCATCAAGGTGGCCTTCGCTGGCAACAAACGAATCATTGGCCTCTAGAAATCAGAAATTTTCTGATCTGGTTGTGAAATGCCTCATCAAGCTTACAAAG GTTCTTCAGAGTACCATTCTTGATGTTGATCTTGATCGCATACTTCAAAGCATCCATTTGTATCTGCAAGACTTGGGGATGGAGGAAATTAGGAGAAG GGCTGGTGCTGATGACAAACCCTTACGAATGGTGAAAACTGTTTTGCATGAGCTTGTCAAGCTTAAAGGCACATCAATAAAGGGACATCTTTCAATGGTTCCCATTGATTCAAAACCACAACCCATCATCCTTGCCTACATTGAACTTAATCTTGAG ACACTGGCTGCTGCAAGAATGTTGACTGCATCTGGACCTGGTGGACAAACTCATTGGGGTGATTCTGCAACAAATAATTCAGCATCTGGCACACATGCTACTGATGCCCAATTGAAG CAAGAGTTGGGTGCGATATTTAAGAAGATTGGGGAGAAGCAAACTTGCACAATTGGTCTATATGAATTATATAGGATTACCCAATTGTACCCAAAG GTTGATATATTTGCTCAGCTTTCAAATGCTAGTGAGGCATTCCGCACCTACATCAGAGATGGTCTTGCTCAG ATGGAAAAGAATGCTGCAGCTGGAAGAACACCTTCAAGTTTGCCAATGGCAACTCCCCCGCCATCGTCATTAAATATTTCTTCACCGGATTTTGCACCTCTTTCCCCTGTCAACACCAATCCACTGGGTGATGCTAAATTAAATGTGAAACCTGAaccaacaaattttaatttacccCCATCATACAATGAGGGGAACCGAGTTAATGCCATTACTTCTAGAGCTTTAGGTTCTGACTACATATCAGGTGATCAAAGAAATGAAAGATATACGACAGGAG TAGCGAGTGGAACATTGGACGAAATCAGAGAGCGGATGAAGGCCATGAATGACATGAATAATGGAGTTCCCCCTAGTCAGATTCCTCATCCATCAGAGCATGTTGGTCCCGGGAATGCTATGCAAGGTGGTGTGCTTCCTATGGATGGGAAAGCTTTGTCTGGGCTTCAAGCCCGGATGGAAAGACTGAAAAGTGGATCCCTTGAACCACTGTAA